The Cucumis melo cultivar AY chromosome 6, USDA_Cmelo_AY_1.0, whole genome shotgun sequence genome includes a region encoding these proteins:
- the LOC103491039 gene encoding nicotinamide/nicotinic acid mononucleotide adenylyltransferase isoform X2, protein MAASYGQISEAISSMEIPLPVDKLALDLVGHDSSCPSVKPKMLVVLVATGSFNPPTYMHLRMFELAKDALKLEGLCVIGGYMSPVNDAYKKKGLISSEHRIKLCNLACQSSEYVMVDPWEASQNSYQRTLTVLSRVKTSLCDRGLLSKESLKVMLVCGSDLLQSFATPGVWIRDQVKILCRDFGLVCIRREGQDVEKIISDDGILNENRNNIKIVDEIVPNQISSTRVRDCISRGLSIKYLTADEVIEYIREQHLYLNP, encoded by the exons ATGGCGGCTTCATATGGTCAAATATCAGAAGCAATAAGTTCCATGGAGATCCCTTTGCCGGTCGATAAGTTAGCGTTGGATCTGGTTGGCCATGACTCCTCTTGCCCTTCAGTCAA GCCTAAAATGCTTGTGGTTCTTGTAGCTACTGGAAGCTTCAATCCTCCCACTTATATGCATTTACGCATGTTTG AGCTGGCAAAGGATGCACTGAAATTAGAGGGCCTTTGTGTTATTGGAGGTTATATGTCTCCAGTTAATGATGCATATAAGAAAAAG GGCCTCATTTCTTCTGAACATCGAATTAAGCTTTGCAATCTAGCATGCCAAAGTTCAGAATACGTCATGGTCGATCCATGggag GCCAGTCAAAACTCCTATCAACGCACGTTAACTGTTCTGTCTCGAGTCAAGACTTCGCTGTGCGACCGTGGATTGCTATCCAAAG AATCCCTGAAGGTGATGCTTGTTTGTGGTTCTGATTTGCTTCAATCTTTTGCAACACCTGGAGTCTGGATACGGGATCAA GTTAAAATCTTATGTCGAGATTTCGGTCTTGTTTGCATTCGCAGAGAAGGACAAGATGTTGAGAAAATCATATCGGATGATGGAATTCTAAATGAGAACAGA AACAATATCAAAATTGTAGATGAAATTGTACCCAACCAAATAAGTTCCACCAGAGTAAG GGATTGCATCTCAAGAGGACTGTCAATCAAATATCTTACTGCAGATGAAGTTATTGAGTATATAAGAGAGCAACATTTGTATCTGAATCCTTga
- the LOC103491038 gene encoding poly(A)-specific ribonuclease PARN isoform X1, whose protein sequence is MHPSHPLWARRLFCFIRTTNYSSAAVTAPATASNSSFPLKNVTKSNFEAALSELRSHVRAADFVAVDLEMTGITSAPWRDLLEFDRFDVRYLNVKDSAEKFAVVQFGVCPFRWDSAKKSFVAHPHNFFIFPRHEIEVDGPSSEFLCRTTSLEFLAKYQFDFNACIYEGISYLSRAHEDAARKRLNFAYGDEMLDASSNVTNVRDKKRVGIADVLFRERMKNRLHEWRDRLLSERNMEFQGQEGSNDHKRQFQTIFFKTRPALTLSDFTSHQIKLIQLVIKKHFEDLCFVVVNDGNADLQQFVVYVDSRDDKELLMQEVNRDQNKAAETKIQSAIGFRHVIDLLSSEKKLIVGHNCFLDMLHIHRKFIGSLPSTAEEFVSSFGKHFPYVMDTKILLNDNYILRRRMNKSNTSLSSAFGSLCPHIAFSSLRVNALNDCVQVEVQVDDLRSSKWNSGDKHEAGYDAFMTGCVFAQACNLMGIDFIDCSTSKNLVDNEILQKHINRLYLNWASGDIIDLSTGNQVTESFKTRKHRVRVSFENIVLIWGFSTNLTARKIKACISKVFGQANVSSVNHLDESAVFVQFTKPEMVSEFLNLKEKLEKRDDPISVLHPLTELFDARATHAAGYEAYKKICSSPMSKLLFSDQAEAVGINRKTMLIKSEAKRSKIDQAVDMLDETTEIQGTEGEANDLSSTNYQSLRSSSM, encoded by the exons ATGCATCCATCTCATCCTCTTTGGGCGCGGCGGCTTTTTTGCTTCATCAGAACTACAAACTACTCCTCCGCCGCCGTTACTGCTCCGGCCACCGCCTCGAACTCCAGTTTTCCCCTCAAGAATGTGACCAAGTCGAACTTCGAAGCTGCGTTATCGGAACTTCGAAGCCATGTCCGAGCTGCGGACTTCGTCGCCGTCGACCTCGAAATGACCGGCATCACCAGCGCCCCTTGGCGCGACTTGTTGGAGTTCGATCGCTTTGATGTTCGTTACCTCAACGTCAAGGACTCTGCTGAGAAGTTCGCCGTTGTTCAATTCGGCGTCTGCCCGTTCCGTTGGGACTCCGCCAAAAAGTCATTCGTCGCTCACCC GCataacttttttattttcccaCGCCATGAAATTGAAGTCGATGGCCCTTCTTCCGAGTTCCTCTGCCGGACAACCTCCCTGGAATTCTTAGCTAAATACCAATTTGATTTCAACGCTTGTATATATGAAG GAATATCTTATTTGTCCAGAGCACATGAAGATGCAGCACGTAAACGTTTGAATTTTGCATATGGGGATGAAATGTTAGATGCATCTTCTAATGTGACCAATGTTAGGGATAAGAAGAGGGTCGGCATTGCTGATGTTTTATTCagagaaagaatgaaaaacAGATTACACGAATGGCGGGACAGATTACTATCTGAAAGAAACATGGAGTTTCAAGGCCAAGAAGGGTCAAATGATCACAAACGACAATTTCAAACCATTTTCTTCAAGACGCGACCTGCTCTTACTTTGAGTGATTTTACCTCTCATCAGATAAAATTGATTCAGCTG GTAATTAAGAAGCATTTTGAGGATCTTTGTTTTGTTGTCGTGAATGATGGTAATGCAGATCTACAACAGTTTGTCGTGTACGTGGATTCTAGAGACGATAAAGAGCTGCTCATG CAAGAGGTAAACCGTGACCAGAATAAAGCAGCTGAAACGAAGATACAATCTGCAATAGGGTTTCGTCATGTTATTGATCTCCTTTCATCGGAAAAGAAGCTAATTGTTGGTCATAATTGTTTCCTTG ATATGCTTCACATACACAGAAAATTTATTGGCTCTCTTCCTTCAACCGCAGAAGAATTTGTCTCTTCTTTTGGAAAACACTTTCCATACGTCATGGATACCAAAATTCTCTTAAATGACAATTATATTCTTCGACGACGGATGAATAAGTCCAACACATCTCTATCCTCCGCCTTTGGCTCATTATGCCCGCATATTGCCTTCAGCTCTCTGAGGGTTAATGCCTTGAACGATTGTGTGCAAGTGGAGGTTCAAGTAGATGATCTAAG ATCCTCCAAATGGAACTCCGGAGATAAACATGAAGCTGGGTACGATGCTTTTATGACAGGATGTGTATTTGCTCAAGCATGTAATCTTATGGGAATTGATTTTATAGATTGTTCAACTTCCAAAAATTTGGTTGACAATGAGATATTGCAAAAGCACATCAATCGTCTGTATTTGAATTGGGCCAGTGGAGATATTATTGATCTAAGCACTGGTAACCAAGTGACCGAGTCTTTCAAGACTAGAAAGCATCGAGTGCGAGTATCGTTTGAGAACATTGTTCTAATCTGGGGATTTTCTACCAACCTTACTGCAAGAAAGATCAAAGCATGCATCTCTAAAGTCTTCGGCCAGGCCAATGTCTCTAGTGTCAACCATTTAGATGAAAGTGCTGTGTTTGTGCAGTTTACAAAGCCAGAAATGGTTTCCGAATTTCTCAACTTAAAGGAGAAGTTGGAGAAGCGTGATGATCCAATATCAGTTTTGCATCCTCTCACTGAACTTTTCGATGCTAGGGCTACTCATGCTGCAGGCTATGAAGCATACAAGAAAATTTGCAGCTCTCCCATGTCGAAACTCTTGTTTTCTGATCAGGCAGAGGCAGTTGGGATTAACCGAAAGACGATGTTGATAAAATCTGAGGCAAAAAGGAGCAAAATTGACCAAGCTGTTGACATGTTGGATGAGACTACTGAAATACAGGGAACGGAGGGGGAAGCAAATGATCTAAGCAGCACTAACTACCAGAGTTTACGATCTTCTTCAATGTAA
- the LOC103491039 gene encoding nicotinamide/nicotinic acid mononucleotide adenylyltransferase isoform X1, whose amino-acid sequence MAASYGQISEAISSMEIPLPVDKLALDLVGHDSSCPSVKPKMLVVLVATGSFNPPTYMHLRMFELAKDALKLEGLCVIGGYMSPVNDAYKKKGLISSEHRIKLCNLACQSSEYVMVDPWEASQNSYQRTLTVLSRVKTSLCDRGLLSKGACWHKSGTSRQDKAHKIRCASSMDKKRSNAFGKKGMGESLKVMLVCGSDLLQSFATPGVWIRDQVKILCRDFGLVCIRREGQDVEKIISDDGILNENRNNIKIVDEIVPNQISSTRVRDCISRGLSIKYLTADEVIEYIREQHLYLNP is encoded by the exons ATGGCGGCTTCATATGGTCAAATATCAGAAGCAATAAGTTCCATGGAGATCCCTTTGCCGGTCGATAAGTTAGCGTTGGATCTGGTTGGCCATGACTCCTCTTGCCCTTCAGTCAA GCCTAAAATGCTTGTGGTTCTTGTAGCTACTGGAAGCTTCAATCCTCCCACTTATATGCATTTACGCATGTTTG AGCTGGCAAAGGATGCACTGAAATTAGAGGGCCTTTGTGTTATTGGAGGTTATATGTCTCCAGTTAATGATGCATATAAGAAAAAG GGCCTCATTTCTTCTGAACATCGAATTAAGCTTTGCAATCTAGCATGCCAAAGTTCAGAATACGTCATGGTCGATCCATGggag GCCAGTCAAAACTCCTATCAACGCACGTTAACTGTTCTGTCTCGAGTCAAGACTTCGCTGTGCGACCGTGGATTGCTATCCAAAG GCGCGTGCTGGCACAAGTCTGGCACCTCAAGGCAAGACAAGGCTCACAAAATAAGATGTGCCTCAAGTATGGATAAGAAAAGGTCGAATGCGTTCGGAAAAAAGGGGATGGGGG AATCCCTGAAGGTGATGCTTGTTTGTGGTTCTGATTTGCTTCAATCTTTTGCAACACCTGGAGTCTGGATACGGGATCAA GTTAAAATCTTATGTCGAGATTTCGGTCTTGTTTGCATTCGCAGAGAAGGACAAGATGTTGAGAAAATCATATCGGATGATGGAATTCTAAATGAGAACAGA AACAATATCAAAATTGTAGATGAAATTGTACCCAACCAAATAAGTTCCACCAGAGTAAG GGATTGCATCTCAAGAGGACTGTCAATCAAATATCTTACTGCAGATGAAGTTATTGAGTATATAAGAGAGCAACATTTGTATCTGAATCCTTga
- the LOC103491037 gene encoding probable L-type lectin-domain containing receptor kinase S.7, whose translation MTQKIILLFTLFLLIFTTSRTECIGFDFTSFNIRNLTLLGDSHLRDGVIGLTKELGVPSSSAGTVIYNKPIGFYDADANFTASFSTRFSFSITNINPTSSGDGLSFFLSPDNQTLGSPGGYLGLVNSSQLTKNKFLAVEFDTRLDSVFKDPNAHHVGFDIESLISIKTANPASEGINLKSGKSITAWIEYKNEECRLRVFLSNSSSKPSKALLDVGVDLSSYLKEAMFVGFSGSTEGSTELHLIENWSFNTSGFVPARPRFNPHNVSDSSVIVSPNISLSDSGNGRHSRLGLGLGIAGPAFFCAVIAVFGFFSLRKWRRIRTQKSIKAELLTGPREFSYKELKTATKGFHSSRIIGNGAFGTVYKAFCISSGNISAVKRSKHSHEGKTEFLAELSIIARLRHKNLVQLQGWCVEKGELLLVYDFMPNGSLDKLLYQESSEASLLNWSHRYNIAVGLASVLTYLHQECEQQVIHRDIKTGNVLLDGNFNARLGDFGLAKLMDHDKSPVSTLTAGTMGYLAPEYLQYGKATEKTDVFSYGVVILEVACGRRPIEREPGTQKMVNLVDWVWGLHSQGKIIEAADNRLNGEFKEEEMKKLLLVGLSCANPDSSTRPSMRKVLQILNNEAEPALVPKMKPSLTFSCGFSLTVDDIIIEEEGGGEWETSRPTIVQID comes from the coding sequence ATGACTCAAAAAATTATCCTTCTTTTCACCCTTTTTCTCCTTATCTTCACTACCTCAAGAACAGAGTGTATCGGCTTCGATTTTACTTCTTTCAATATCAGAAACCTGACTCTCCTTGGCGACTCTCATCTCCGAGATGGCGTCATTGGCCTCACTAAAGAGCTCGGAGTTCCTTCTTCAAGCGCCGGCACCGTAATTTACAACAAACCCATCGGATTTTACGACGCCGATGCTAACTTTACTGCTTCTTTCTCTACAAGATTCTCTTTCTCCATCACCAACATCAACCCCACTTCCTCCGGCGACGGTCTTTCCTTTTTCCTCTCCCCCGATAATCAGACTCTCGGCAGTCCAGGCGGGTATTTGGGTCTCGTCAATTCTTCCCAATTGACCAAGAACAAGTTTCTCGCGGTTGAATTTGATACACGGCTTGATTCTGTCTTCAAGGATCCGAATGCCCATCATGTTGGCTTCGACATTGAGAGCCTGATTTCGATCAAGACTGCTAATCCTGCTAGTGAAGGTATTAATCTCAAGAGTGGGAAGTCGATTACGGCTTGGATTGAGTACAAGAACGAGGAATGTAGGTTGAGGGTTTTCTTGAGTAATTCTAGTTCGAAACCTTCTAAGGCGCTTCTTGACGTCGGTGTCGATCTTTCGAGCTATCTTAAGGAGGCTATGTTTGTTGGGTTTTCGGGGTCGACCGAAGGGAGTACTGAGCTTCATTTGATTGAGAATTGGAGTTTTAATACTTCTGGGTTTGTTCCTGCTAGGCCTAGATTTAACCCTCATAATGTTTCTGATAGCTCTGTGATTGTTTCTCCTAATATTTCTTTATCTGATTCTGGCAACGGTCGTCACAGTAGGCTCGGATTAGGTCTCGGGATCGCCGGACCGGCTTTCTTTTGTGCTGTGATTGCTGTTTTTGGTTTCTTTTCACTTAGGAAATGGAGGAGGATTAGGACTCAGAAAAGCATCAAGGCAGAACTTTTGACAGGTCCTAGAGAGTTTAGTTACAAAGAACTAAAGACAGCCACAAAAGGATTTCATTCAAGTAGGATCATTGGCAATGGGGCTTTTGGGACTGTCTATAAAGCTTTTTGCATCTCATCCGGAAACATTTCTGCGGTTAAAAGATCAAAGCATTCCCACGAGGGGAAGACCGAGTTCCTAGCCGAGTTGTCGATCATAGCCCGGTTGAGGCACAAGAATTTGGTTCAGCTCCAAGGTTGGTGTGTTGAGAAAGGTGAACTGCTTCTTGTTTACGACTTTATGCCGAACGGGAGCCTCGATAAGCTGCTTTACCAGGAATCTAGTGAAGCCAGCTTGTTAAACTGGTCTCACAGGTACAATATTGCTGTTGGATTGGCGTCTGTGCTGACATATCTACATCAGGAGTGTGAACAGCAAGTCATCCACAGAGATATAAAGACGGGTAACGTACTACTCGATGGGAACTTCAATGCGAGATTGGGCGACTTTGGATTGGCAAAGCTCATGGATCATGACAAGAGCCCGGTTTCAACTCTAACGGCAGGAACAATGGGATATCTTGCACCTGAATATCTTCAATATGGGAAAGCAACCGAGAAGACCGACGTTTTCAGCTACGGTGTGGTTATCCTTGAAGTAGCATGTGGGAGGAGGCCGATTGAAAGAGAACCAGGTACTCAAAAAATGGTCAACCTGGTAGATTGGGTTTGGGGATTGCATTCTCAAGGCAAGATCATTGAAGCAGCTGATAACAGGTTGAATGGGGAGTTCaaggaagaagaaatgaagaagcTGTTACTCGTTGGATTGAGCTGTGCAAACCCGGATAGCTCGACAAGACCTTCAATGAGGAAGGTCCTACAGATTCTCAACAACGAGGCAGAGCCAGCGTTGGTGCCTAAAATGAAGCCTAGTCTTACATTTTCTTGTGGCTTTTCACTGACCGTGGATGACATTATAATAGAGGAAGAAGGTGGAGGAGAGTGGGAAACTTCAAGGCCAACCATTGTCCAAATAGACTGA
- the LOC103491039 gene encoding nicotinamide/nicotinic acid mononucleotide adenylyltransferase isoform X3 yields MTPLALQSTTGSFNPPTYMHLRMFELAKDALKLEGLCVIGGYMSPVNDAYKKKGLISSEHRIKLCNLACQSSEYVMVDPWEASQNSYQRTLTVLSRVKTSLCDRGLLSKGACWHKSGTSRQDKAHKIRCASSMDKKRSNAFGKKGMGESLKVMLVCGSDLLQSFATPGVWIRDQVKILCRDFGLVCIRREGQDVEKIISDDGILNENRNNIKIVDEIVPNQISSTRVRDCISRGLSIKYLTADEVIEYIREQHLYLNP; encoded by the exons ATGACTCCTCTTGCCCTTCAGTCAA CTACTGGAAGCTTCAATCCTCCCACTTATATGCATTTACGCATGTTTG AGCTGGCAAAGGATGCACTGAAATTAGAGGGCCTTTGTGTTATTGGAGGTTATATGTCTCCAGTTAATGATGCATATAAGAAAAAG GGCCTCATTTCTTCTGAACATCGAATTAAGCTTTGCAATCTAGCATGCCAAAGTTCAGAATACGTCATGGTCGATCCATGggag GCCAGTCAAAACTCCTATCAACGCACGTTAACTGTTCTGTCTCGAGTCAAGACTTCGCTGTGCGACCGTGGATTGCTATCCAAAG GCGCGTGCTGGCACAAGTCTGGCACCTCAAGGCAAGACAAGGCTCACAAAATAAGATGTGCCTCAAGTATGGATAAGAAAAGGTCGAATGCGTTCGGAAAAAAGGGGATGGGGG AATCCCTGAAGGTGATGCTTGTTTGTGGTTCTGATTTGCTTCAATCTTTTGCAACACCTGGAGTCTGGATACGGGATCAA GTTAAAATCTTATGTCGAGATTTCGGTCTTGTTTGCATTCGCAGAGAAGGACAAGATGTTGAGAAAATCATATCGGATGATGGAATTCTAAATGAGAACAGA AACAATATCAAAATTGTAGATGAAATTGTACCCAACCAAATAAGTTCCACCAGAGTAAG GGATTGCATCTCAAGAGGACTGTCAATCAAATATCTTACTGCAGATGAAGTTATTGAGTATATAAGAGAGCAACATTTGTATCTGAATCCTTga
- the LOC103491038 gene encoding poly(A)-specific ribonuclease PARN isoform X2, whose translation MLDASSNVTNVRDKKRVGIADVLFRERMKNRLHEWRDRLLSERNMEFQGQEGSNDHKRQFQTIFFKTRPALTLSDFTSHQIKLIQLVIKKHFEDLCFVVVNDGNADLQQFVVYVDSRDDKELLMQEVNRDQNKAAETKIQSAIGFRHVIDLLSSEKKLIVGHNCFLDMLHIHRKFIGSLPSTAEEFVSSFGKHFPYVMDTKILLNDNYILRRRMNKSNTSLSSAFGSLCPHIAFSSLRVNALNDCVQVEVQVDDLRSSKWNSGDKHEAGYDAFMTGCVFAQACNLMGIDFIDCSTSKNLVDNEILQKHINRLYLNWASGDIIDLSTGNQVTESFKTRKHRVRVSFENIVLIWGFSTNLTARKIKACISKVFGQANVSSVNHLDESAVFVQFTKPEMVSEFLNLKEKLEKRDDPISVLHPLTELFDARATHAAGYEAYKKICSSPMSKLLFSDQAEAVGINRKTMLIKSEAKRSKIDQAVDMLDETTEIQGTEGEANDLSSTNYQSLRSSSM comes from the exons ATGTTAGATGCATCTTCTAATGTGACCAATGTTAGGGATAAGAAGAGGGTCGGCATTGCTGATGTTTTATTCagagaaagaatgaaaaacAGATTACACGAATGGCGGGACAGATTACTATCTGAAAGAAACATGGAGTTTCAAGGCCAAGAAGGGTCAAATGATCACAAACGACAATTTCAAACCATTTTCTTCAAGACGCGACCTGCTCTTACTTTGAGTGATTTTACCTCTCATCAGATAAAATTGATTCAGCTG GTAATTAAGAAGCATTTTGAGGATCTTTGTTTTGTTGTCGTGAATGATGGTAATGCAGATCTACAACAGTTTGTCGTGTACGTGGATTCTAGAGACGATAAAGAGCTGCTCATG CAAGAGGTAAACCGTGACCAGAATAAAGCAGCTGAAACGAAGATACAATCTGCAATAGGGTTTCGTCATGTTATTGATCTCCTTTCATCGGAAAAGAAGCTAATTGTTGGTCATAATTGTTTCCTTG ATATGCTTCACATACACAGAAAATTTATTGGCTCTCTTCCTTCAACCGCAGAAGAATTTGTCTCTTCTTTTGGAAAACACTTTCCATACGTCATGGATACCAAAATTCTCTTAAATGACAATTATATTCTTCGACGACGGATGAATAAGTCCAACACATCTCTATCCTCCGCCTTTGGCTCATTATGCCCGCATATTGCCTTCAGCTCTCTGAGGGTTAATGCCTTGAACGATTGTGTGCAAGTGGAGGTTCAAGTAGATGATCTAAG ATCCTCCAAATGGAACTCCGGAGATAAACATGAAGCTGGGTACGATGCTTTTATGACAGGATGTGTATTTGCTCAAGCATGTAATCTTATGGGAATTGATTTTATAGATTGTTCAACTTCCAAAAATTTGGTTGACAATGAGATATTGCAAAAGCACATCAATCGTCTGTATTTGAATTGGGCCAGTGGAGATATTATTGATCTAAGCACTGGTAACCAAGTGACCGAGTCTTTCAAGACTAGAAAGCATCGAGTGCGAGTATCGTTTGAGAACATTGTTCTAATCTGGGGATTTTCTACCAACCTTACTGCAAGAAAGATCAAAGCATGCATCTCTAAAGTCTTCGGCCAGGCCAATGTCTCTAGTGTCAACCATTTAGATGAAAGTGCTGTGTTTGTGCAGTTTACAAAGCCAGAAATGGTTTCCGAATTTCTCAACTTAAAGGAGAAGTTGGAGAAGCGTGATGATCCAATATCAGTTTTGCATCCTCTCACTGAACTTTTCGATGCTAGGGCTACTCATGCTGCAGGCTATGAAGCATACAAGAAAATTTGCAGCTCTCCCATGTCGAAACTCTTGTTTTCTGATCAGGCAGAGGCAGTTGGGATTAACCGAAAGACGATGTTGATAAAATCTGAGGCAAAAAGGAGCAAAATTGACCAAGCTGTTGACATGTTGGATGAGACTACTGAAATACAGGGAACGGAGGGGGAAGCAAATGATCTAAGCAGCACTAACTACCAGAGTTTACGATCTTCTTCAATGTAA
- the LOC103491039 gene encoding nicotinamide/nicotinic acid mononucleotide adenylyltransferase isoform X4, translating into MSPVNDAYKKKGLISSEHRIKLCNLACQSSEYVMVDPWEASQNSYQRTLTVLSRVKTSLCDRGLLSKGACWHKSGTSRQDKAHKIRCASSMDKKRSNAFGKKGMGESLKVMLVCGSDLLQSFATPGVWIRDQVKILCRDFGLVCIRREGQDVEKIISDDGILNENRNNIKIVDEIVPNQISSTRVRDCISRGLSIKYLTADEVIEYIREQHLYLNP; encoded by the exons ATGTCTCCAGTTAATGATGCATATAAGAAAAAG GGCCTCATTTCTTCTGAACATCGAATTAAGCTTTGCAATCTAGCATGCCAAAGTTCAGAATACGTCATGGTCGATCCATGggag GCCAGTCAAAACTCCTATCAACGCACGTTAACTGTTCTGTCTCGAGTCAAGACTTCGCTGTGCGACCGTGGATTGCTATCCAAAG GCGCGTGCTGGCACAAGTCTGGCACCTCAAGGCAAGACAAGGCTCACAAAATAAGATGTGCCTCAAGTATGGATAAGAAAAGGTCGAATGCGTTCGGAAAAAAGGGGATGGGGG AATCCCTGAAGGTGATGCTTGTTTGTGGTTCTGATTTGCTTCAATCTTTTGCAACACCTGGAGTCTGGATACGGGATCAA GTTAAAATCTTATGTCGAGATTTCGGTCTTGTTTGCATTCGCAGAGAAGGACAAGATGTTGAGAAAATCATATCGGATGATGGAATTCTAAATGAGAACAGA AACAATATCAAAATTGTAGATGAAATTGTACCCAACCAAATAAGTTCCACCAGAGTAAG GGATTGCATCTCAAGAGGACTGTCAATCAAATATCTTACTGCAGATGAAGTTATTGAGTATATAAGAGAGCAACATTTGTATCTGAATCCTTga